A window of Alphaproteobacteria bacterium contains these coding sequences:
- a CDS encoding Do family serine endopeptidase, producing the protein MGLKLYRFLGVVFCFAMLVFDVCAADRPQSFAKTAERALPTVVNISTKHMSRAAMADMKNLPQFGHLGDLLKEFLEFHHSRPREISSLGSGYIVDPKGYVVTNRHVIAKADEITVILNDGSEHDAKIIGVDSRTDVAVLKIEPEKPLPSIEWGNSTEARVGDWILVIGNPFGLGGTVTAGIISSRARDISSQAGDIALTKYVDNMIQTDAAINLGNSGGPMFDMNGNVIGMNVAIFSPSGGNVGIGFAIPSSIVKRVVEQIKTTGRAQYAWMGVVVQDVTEEIADSLGLDKERGALVTNVAPNGPAQKAQLQPGDVILSFNNHQVPNYENFPRMVGETRIGTVAPVKIWRKGKEINLKLTLEEYPNKEGVAEMVMAKKKAASQEPEAGEFLGISVGPITEEIRKKLNISDDVNGAIVFKIDSGSVASKKGIQVGDLVVEVNQHPISDHRQVLQKISNAMAKGNKTVLLKILRGQKSVYIGLPLDNDR; encoded by the coding sequence ATGGGCTTAAAGCTTTACAGATTTTTAGGTGTCGTTTTTTGTTTTGCCATGTTGGTTTTCGATGTTTGTGCGGCAGACAGACCACAGAGCTTTGCAAAAACAGCGGAAAGGGCTTTGCCCACGGTTGTCAATATTTCAACTAAGCATATGTCACGAGCAGCCATGGCTGACATGAAAAACTTACCTCAATTTGGCCATCTTGGAGATTTACTGAAAGAGTTTTTGGAGTTTCACCATAGTCGTCCTCGTGAAATCAGTTCGTTGGGCTCCGGATACATTGTTGACCCGAAGGGGTATGTTGTTACGAATCGTCATGTCATTGCGAAGGCAGATGAGATTACAGTTATTCTTAATGATGGGTCAGAGCATGATGCTAAGATCATTGGCGTTGATTCCAGAACAGATGTAGCGGTTTTAAAAATTGAACCCGAAAAGCCTCTCCCAAGCATTGAATGGGGAAATTCTACAGAAGCGCGCGTGGGGGATTGGATTCTTGTCATCGGGAATCCATTTGGTTTGGGAGGGACCGTAACAGCAGGAATTATATCTTCACGGGCTCGGGATATTTCTTCACAGGCTGGAGATATTGCTCTTACCAAATACGTGGACAACATGATCCAAACTGATGCGGCGATCAACTTGGGGAATTCTGGGGGCCCCATGTTTGATATGAATGGTAATGTAATAGGAATGAATGTTGCTATCTTTTCGCCTTCAGGTGGAAACGTAGGAATTGGCTTTGCGATTCCGTCTAGTATTGTTAAGCGAGTAGTTGAACAAATCAAAACAACAGGGCGTGCTCAGTATGCTTGGATGGGTGTCGTTGTCCAAGATGTGACAGAAGAGATTGCTGATAGTCTTGGTTTGGATAAGGAGCGCGGGGCTCTTGTCACAAACGTTGCACCAAATGGTCCAGCGCAAAAAGCACAGCTTCAACCGGGAGATGTAATCCTTTCATTCAATAATCACCAGGTTCCAAATTATGAGAACTTTCCAAGGATGGTAGGTGAAACACGCATTGGAACCGTAGCGCCAGTAAAGATTTGGCGGAAAGGGAAAGAAATTAATTTAAAGCTAACACTGGAAGAATACCCAAACAAGGAGGGTGTCGCCGAGATGGTGATGGCTAAGAAGAAAGCTGCTTCTCAGGAGCCCGAAGCGGGAGAATTTTTAGGTATTTCTGTTGGCCCCATTACAGAAGAAATACGTAAGAAGTTAAATATCAGTGATGATGTTAATGGAGCCATTGTTTTCAAGATAGATTCAGGAAGTGTTGCTTCTAAGAAAGGGATCCAAGTGGGAGATTTAGTGGTTGAGGTCAACCAGCATCCCATATCAGATCATCGCCAGGTGTTGCAAAAAATATCAAATGCCATGGCTAAGGGTAATAAAACTGTACTGCTTAAGATTCTTAGAGGACAGAAATCTGTATACATAGGCCTTCCACTCGACAACGACAGATAA
- the miaA gene encoding tRNA (adenosine(37)-N6)-dimethylallyltransferase MiaA: protein MSKNILIIVGPTGSGKSALAHDLAEELEGAVLNADSQQIYRELSVLSARPSENEYRNVPYKLFGLYSAEKNTCTAGEWRQLALREIKNSKEKNQLPIIVGGTGFYIFTLLNGISPVPEVSEKIRRDTEDLLNTMGIEAFYKELCIRDSQIARKLKPTDKRRLLRAWEVLEATGKSLAYWQSIPADTSDIAAYNFVTVLLAPERKELYDSINARVLSMIEQGAVEEVKGLERIPDAHPVTKAVGVKEIRAFLKGATSLEEAIEEMQKETRRYAKRQYTWFRHQLQPSLVIPNAYIQKDRKGSQKTRNEIKELL from the coding sequence TTGTCAAAAAACATTCTTATTATTGTGGGGCCAACTGGAAGTGGAAAGTCTGCCTTGGCCCATGATTTGGCTGAAGAACTTGAAGGAGCCGTTCTCAATGCAGACAGTCAGCAAATTTACAGAGAGTTATCTGTATTGTCTGCACGCCCTTCGGAAAATGAGTACAGGAATGTTCCTTATAAATTGTTTGGCCTTTATTCAGCTGAAAAAAACACCTGTACGGCTGGGGAGTGGCGACAGCTCGCATTGAGAGAAATTAAGAATTCTAAGGAGAAAAATCAACTTCCAATAATTGTTGGAGGAACGGGATTCTATATATTTACGCTTTTAAATGGTATTTCGCCGGTGCCGGAGGTATCAGAGAAAATTAGGCGTGATACAGAGGATCTTCTCAATACGATGGGGATTGAAGCCTTTTATAAGGAACTCTGCATTCGGGATTCTCAGATAGCTCGCAAGCTGAAGCCAACAGACAAAAGAAGACTCTTGCGTGCATGGGAAGTCCTGGAGGCAACAGGTAAGTCTCTTGCCTATTGGCAAAGCATACCTGCTGATACAAGTGATATAGCAGCGTATAACTTTGTTACTGTTTTATTAGCGCCAGAGCGAAAAGAGCTCTACGACTCTATTAATGCGCGTGTGCTCAGTATGATTGAGCAGGGAGCTGTCGAAGAAGTAAAAGGCCTAGAAAGAATTCCAGATGCTCACCCGGTTACAAAGGCAGTTGGTGTCAAAGAGATTAGAGCGTTTTTGAAGGGGGCTACGTCTTTAGAAGAAGCAATTGAAGAAATGCAAAAGGAAACGAGGCGTTATGCCAAACGTCAATATACGTGGTTTCGCCACCAGTTGCAGCCATCACTTGTAATCCCCAATGCATATATCCAGAAGGATCGTAAAGGATCCCAAAAAACTAGAAACGAAATCAAAGAGCTACTTTAG
- a CDS encoding leucine--tRNA ligase: protein MDSYNFKEIEPKWQNVWDKGNFYRASEDASKEKHYVLEMFPYPSGVLHMGHVRNYAIGDVIARYKRACGYNVLHPIGWDSFGLPAENAAIKHHVSPQVWTKKNIQIMKEQFKSLGFSYDWSREITSSSPNYYAHEQQIFLDFFKKGLAYQKEAWVNWDPEENTVLANEQVVDGRGWRSGVPVERRLLSQWFLKITSFAEELLENLKKLPNWPERVKVMQENWIGKSHGALIQFPIVKAEKLSIKDLEVFTTCPHTIFGASFIAVSPDHPLSHELSKESKKIASLIEKFHTQGVDQATQDMVEKEGVFTGYYAQHPFLKERQLPIYIANFVIMDYGTGVVFACPAHDERDFDFAIKYDLPIVPVIESPEQADNQKILEKTAAYTGNGVLINSEFLNDLNVEKAKEEAINQFEKLKLGKRKTFYRLRDWGVSRQRYWGCPIPIIHCPKCGPVPVPDEDLPILLPENVSLDKPGNPLDHCQEWINVNCPKCSEPSQRETDTFDTFFESSWYFLRFCSPHDKNAPFDRKQVDYWMSVDDYVGGIEHAVLHLLYARFFTKALKECGYIENSEPFKKLLTQGMVCHHTYQDKNGTWLYPEEVKRIKGDSYVKISDDSPVMVGRSEKMSKSKNNVVDPSVITSEYGVDTARLFSLSDTPPDRNLDWSEEGVQGAWRYINRLWRLVNQSIQLINKNPNSNVECLELTKKTHKYIADITYNFDRSHFNKVLANIRELTNEIQKHVSSGSIDPKALKHAIETLVIVVAPFTPHLASELWEKLGHSSFLDTIPWPKTDKNLIQEEIITLAIQVNGKLRGTLDIKKDAAKEIVTDRALNMDTVQKALSGNKPKKVVLIPNRVVNVVV, encoded by the coding sequence ATGGATTCTTACAACTTTAAAGAAATTGAGCCAAAGTGGCAAAATGTTTGGGATAAGGGCAACTTTTACCGAGCAAGTGAAGATGCCTCGAAAGAAAAGCACTACGTGCTTGAAATGTTTCCTTATCCATCCGGTGTGCTCCATATGGGGCATGTACGTAACTATGCCATCGGAGATGTTATAGCTCGCTATAAACGAGCATGTGGATACAATGTTTTGCATCCAATTGGATGGGATTCGTTTGGACTGCCAGCCGAAAACGCCGCAATTAAACATCATGTTTCCCCTCAGGTCTGGACAAAGAAAAACATCCAGATTATGAAAGAGCAATTTAAATCCCTGGGCTTTTCCTACGATTGGTCCCGAGAAATAACTTCTTCATCTCCCAACTATTACGCGCATGAACAACAAATTTTTTTAGATTTTTTTAAAAAGGGTTTAGCCTACCAAAAAGAAGCGTGGGTAAATTGGGATCCTGAAGAGAATACTGTCTTGGCTAACGAGCAAGTTGTTGATGGCCGTGGATGGAGGTCCGGCGTCCCCGTTGAACGTCGACTCCTATCCCAATGGTTTTTAAAAATAACTTCTTTCGCTGAAGAACTCTTGGAGAACCTCAAAAAACTTCCTAATTGGCCTGAGCGCGTAAAGGTGATGCAAGAGAACTGGATAGGGAAATCTCACGGAGCCCTTATTCAATTTCCAATAGTTAAAGCTGAGAAGCTCTCAATAAAAGACCTTGAGGTCTTCACAACGTGTCCCCATACCATATTTGGGGCATCTTTTATTGCTGTTTCTCCTGATCACCCTCTTTCACACGAGCTTTCTAAAGAAAGCAAGAAAATAGCCAGCCTCATCGAGAAATTCCACACACAAGGGGTAGACCAAGCAACTCAAGATATGGTCGAGAAAGAGGGTGTATTTACCGGATATTATGCTCAACACCCCTTCTTAAAGGAAAGACAACTTCCTATCTATATTGCAAACTTTGTCATTATGGACTATGGAACTGGCGTTGTTTTTGCGTGCCCCGCTCACGATGAGCGCGATTTTGATTTTGCTATTAAATATGATCTTCCCATTGTTCCAGTAATTGAATCTCCCGAGCAAGCTGACAATCAGAAGATCCTCGAAAAAACAGCAGCTTACACAGGAAATGGCGTTCTTATTAATTCGGAGTTCCTCAACGATCTGAATGTTGAAAAGGCAAAAGAAGAAGCCATTAATCAGTTTGAGAAATTGAAGTTAGGAAAAAGAAAGACATTCTACCGCTTGCGGGATTGGGGAGTTTCTCGCCAAAGATACTGGGGTTGTCCAATTCCCATTATCCACTGTCCAAAATGCGGTCCTGTTCCCGTTCCCGATGAAGATCTCCCTATCCTGCTTCCAGAAAATGTCTCCTTGGATAAGCCTGGAAACCCTCTTGATCACTGTCAAGAATGGATAAATGTGAACTGTCCAAAATGTTCTGAACCCTCACAACGTGAAACGGATACGTTTGATACCTTCTTTGAATCATCCTGGTATTTTCTCCGCTTTTGTTCTCCCCATGACAAAAATGCTCCCTTTGATAGAAAGCAAGTCGACTATTGGATGTCTGTAGATGACTATGTTGGAGGAATTGAACATGCCGTCCTCCATCTGCTTTATGCTCGCTTTTTTACAAAAGCCCTTAAAGAATGCGGATATATTGAAAATTCTGAACCATTTAAGAAGCTTCTTACTCAAGGCATGGTTTGTCATCACACCTACCAAGATAAAAATGGTACTTGGCTTTACCCCGAGGAAGTAAAGCGTATAAAAGGTGACTCATATGTGAAAATTTCGGATGATTCACCTGTAATGGTGGGACGATCTGAAAAAATGAGTAAATCTAAAAACAATGTTGTGGATCCTTCAGTTATCACCAGTGAGTATGGCGTTGACACTGCACGGCTTTTTAGTTTATCAGACACCCCTCCTGACCGAAATTTAGACTGGTCTGAAGAAGGTGTTCAAGGAGCCTGGCGCTATATAAATCGCCTGTGGCGCTTGGTTAACCAATCGATTCAATTGATAAATAAGAATCCTAATTCCAACGTTGAATGTTTAGAACTCACAAAGAAAACCCACAAGTATATTGCCGATATCACCTATAACTTTGACCGTTCCCATTTCAACAAGGTGTTGGCTAATATTCGAGAACTTACCAATGAAATTCAAAAACACGTTTCTTCTGGTTCCATCGATCCAAAGGCCCTAAAACACGCTATCGAGACCCTCGTTATCGTTGTGGCGCCATTCACACCACATCTTGCCTCTGAGTTATGGGAAAAACTTGGACATTCTTCATTTTTAGATACAATTCCTTGGCCAAAAACAGATAAAAATCTCATCCAGGAAGAAATCATTACCCTAGCCATACAAGTTAATGGTAAGCTACGCGGAACACTAGATATTAAAAAGGATGCTGCCAAGGAAATCGTCACGGATCGGGCTCTTAATATGGATACAGTGCAAAAAGCGCTCTCCGGAAATAAGCCTAAAAAAGTTGTTTTAATTCCAAATAGAGTCGTCAATGTCGTTGTATAG
- a CDS encoding DUF3576 domain-containing protein yields MRKHRLLYIFSLICLTSCSDVKVNDTEVPQSAEQQRKRGFGKLFGEDTFSLGAKSKTDDDVSGIGVNSYLWHASLDALSFMPLSSADPFGGVIITNWYSPPQTPGERYKIDVIILSRQLRSDGLRLTAFKQIMDDTNAWVDAPVEDQMAQKLEEAILLRARQLRIGSDNA; encoded by the coding sequence ATGCGGAAACACAGACTATTATATATTTTTTCACTCATCTGTTTAACAAGTTGTTCTGATGTCAAAGTTAACGATACGGAAGTACCGCAGAGTGCGGAACAGCAAAGAAAGAGAGGCTTTGGAAAACTTTTTGGAGAAGATACTTTTTCTCTGGGAGCAAAGTCTAAAACAGACGATGACGTTTCTGGTATTGGCGTGAATAGCTATCTCTGGCACGCTTCGCTTGATGCTCTATCCTTTATGCCTTTGTCTTCGGCCGATCCATTTGGCGGAGTTATTATAACCAATTGGTATTCTCCCCCACAAACGCCTGGTGAACGTTATAAAATAGACGTTATTATTTTGAGTCGCCAATTAAGATCAGATGGACTCCGATTAACTGCATTTAAACAGATAATGGATGATACAAATGCTTGGGTAGATGCCCCAGTAGAAGACCAAATGGCTCAAAAATTAGAGGAGGCAATCCTCTTACGGGCAAGACAACTCAGAATTGGCTCTGATAATGCATAA